The Jiangella sp. DSM 45060 genome contains the following window.
ATGGCCCAGGACGCGCTGGACCGGTGGTGGTACCCGAGCCTGGCCATGTTCGGCCCGCCCGACACCGGTGAGCGGGCGTCCGGCGGCCACACCGAGCAGTCCATGCGGTGGGGCATCAAGCGGTTCAGCAACGACGAGCTGCGGCAGCGCTTCGTCGACATGACGGTGCCGCAGTCCGAGGTGCTGGGGCTGACCATCCCCGACCCGGACCTGCGCTGGAACGACGAGCGCGGCCACTACGACTTCACCCAGCCCGACTACGACGAGCTGTTCCGCGTCATCAAGGGCGACGGCCCGTGCAACGAGCAGCGGCTGCGGCACCGCGTCACAGCGCACGAGGACGGCGCCTGGGTGCGCGAGGCGGCCGCGGCGTACGCGCGCAAGCGACAGGAGAAGGCGGCATGAGCGAGTGGCCACTCTGGGAGGTCTTCGTCCGGGCCAGGCGCGGCCTGTCGCACAACCACGTCGGCAGCCTGCACGCGCCCGACGCCGCCATGGCGGTGCGCAACGCCCGCGACGTCTACACGCGGCGCGGCGAGGGCGTCTCGATCTGGGTGGTGCCGTCCGACCAGATCACGGCGAGCAGTCCGGACGAGAAGGACGCGTTCTTCGACCCCGCCGCCGACAAGGTCTACCGGCACCCGACGTTCTACGAGGTGCCGGCGGAGGCGAAGCACCTGTGAGGGAGCGGTACGCCCTGGCGCTCGGCGACGACGCCCTGGTCCTGGCGCAGCGACTGGGGGAGTGGGTGGCCCGCGCGCCGGAGCTGGAGGAGGACGTCGCGCTGGCGAACATCGCGCTCGACCTGCTCGGCCAGGCCCGCACCCTGCTGACGTACGCGGGCGAGCTGGAGGGTCGGGGCCGGGACGAGGACGCGCTCGCGTACTGGCGCGACGACCGCGAGTTCCGCAACGTGCTGCTGGTCGAGCTGCCCAACGGCGACTTCGCGGTGACGATGGCCCGCCAGCTGGTCTTCGCCGCCTACCAGTACGAGCTGTACGACCACCTGCGCGCCGGCGCCGACGACACGCTGGCCGCCATCGCGGGGAAGGCGGTGAAGGAGGTCCGCTACCACCGCGACCACGCCACCCAGTGGGTGCTCCGCCTCGGCGACGGGACGGACGAGAGCCGCCGCCGCATGGTCGCCGGCCTCGAGACCGTCTGGCCGTACACCGACGAGCTGTTCGAGCCGTTCGACGGCGCCGGCGTCGACCCCGCGGCGCTGCGCGAGCCGTGGACGGCGTACGTGCACGGCGTGCTGGCCGAGGCCGGCCTGGACGTGCCGGAGGTGACCGCCCCGAGAGGCGGCGGCCGCGTCGGCCTGCACACCGAGCACCTCGGCTACCTGCTGGCCGAGCTGCAGCATCTGCACCGCTCCCACCCGGGGGTGACGTGGTGAGCGCCGTCCGCGAGATCGTCGCCGCCGTCGCGGACCCGGAGCTGCCGGTCGTGACGATCGAGCAGCTCGGCATCCTGCGCGACGTCCGCGTCGACGACACCGGCGTCGTCACCGTCGACATCACGCCGACGTACTCCGGCTGTCCGGCGATGGACGCCATCCGCGCCGACATCGCCGCCGCGCTGGCCGGTGAGGGCATCGACGACGTCGAGGTGCGGACGGTGCTGGCGCCGGCCTGGACCACCGACTGGATCACCCCCGACGGCCGCGCCGCCCTGGAGGAACACGGCATCGCGCCGCCCGGCCCCGCGCAGGGCACCGTCACGACGCTCACCCTCTCCGTCCGCTGCCCGCACTGCGGCTCCCCGGACACCCGCGAGCTGGCCCGGTTCGGCTCGACGGCGTGCAAGGCGCTCTGGGCCTGCCGGGCCTGCCAGGAGCCGTTCGACCACGTGAAGGCGCTATGACGACGACCACCGCGGCGCCGCGCGCCAGACGGCACTCCGTCACCCACCGGCTGCGCGTCGCCGCCGTCGACCGCCTGACCGACGACGCCGTCGCGGTCACGTTCGCCGTGCCGGCCGAGCTGGCCGCCGACTACGAGTTCGACGCCGGTCAGCACGTCAACGTCGAACTGCCCGGAGGCGACGGCGTGCGGCGCAGCTACTCGATCTGCTCACCGGCCGGGTCGGGCGTGCTGCGCATCGCGGTGAAGCGCATCCCCGGCGGCGCGTTCTCGTCGCACGCCCTGGAGACGCTGGCGGCCGGCGACGAGGTCGACGTCATGACGCCGGCCGGTCGGTTCACGCCGGCCTTCGCGCCGGACCACGCGAAGCACTACGCGCTGGTCGCGGCCGGCAGCGGCATCACGCCGGTGCTGTCGATCGTCGCGACGGCGCTCGACACCGAGCCGGGCAGCCGGGTCACGCTGCTCTACGGCAACCGGACGTCGTCGTCGGTGATGTTCCTGGACGAGCTGGCCGACCTCAAGGATCGCCACCCCGGCCGGCTGCAGCTCGTGCACGTGCTGTCCCGGGAGCCCGGGTCGACCGAGCTGCTGTCGGGCCGGCTGGACGGCGACCGCCTCGGCCGGGTGCTCGACACCCTGGTGCCGCCTGACACCGTCGACGACTGGTACCTGTGCGGCCCGTACGAGCTCATCACGACCGCCCGCGAGGTGCTGGCCGCCCGCGGCGTCGACCGCGCGCACGTCCACGCCGAGCTCTACCACGTCGGTGACCCGCCGCCGGCCATCGTCGAAGAGGCCCGTCAGCAGGCCGTCACCTGCGCCGTCACCGCCTCGCTGGACGGCCGCCGCACCGAGGTCACCGTCGACGACCCGGACGAGACCGTGCTCGAGGCCGTGCTCCGGGTCCGCAACGACGCGCCGTTCGCCTGCAAGGGCGGCGTCTGCGGCACCTGCCGGGCGAAGGTGCTCGACGGCGCCGTCACCATGGAGCGCCGCTACGCCCTGGAGGACGACGAGATCGCGGCCGGCTACGTCCTCACCTGCCAGTCGCACCCCACCACGCCGACACTGAGCGTCGACTACGACGCCTGACCCACCAGCCCGTTCTCGTACGCCGCGATGACGAGCTGCGCGCGGTCGCGGGCGGCCAGCTTGGCCAGCAGGTGACCGATGTGCGTCTTCACCGTCTTGATCGAGATGAACAGTGAGGCCGCGATCTCGTCGTTCGACAGCCCGGCCGCCACCAGCGCCAGCACCTCGGTCTCGCGCTCGGTCAGCACGTCCAGCCGGGCGCCGGACGCGCCACCCGCCGGCCGGGAGAGGTAGTGCTCGACCAGCCGGGTCAGGATCGCCGGGGCGAACAGCGACTCGCCCGCGTGCGTGCGCCGGATCGCGTCCAGCAGCTGCTCCGGCCGCGCGTCCTTGAGCAGGAAGCCGCTGGCCCCGGCCCGCAGCGCCGCGTACACGTACTCGTCCAGCTCGAACATGCTCAGCACGAGGACGCGGACGCCACCCAGTTCGGGATCGGCGGTGATGCGGAGGGTCGCCTCGATGCCGTCGCCGCCGGGCATCCGGATGTCCATGAGGACGACGTCGGGGCGCAGGTCCGCGGCGAGGGCGGACGCCTCGGCGCCGGTCGCGGCGGTCCCGGCGACGGCGAGGTCCGGCGCGGCGTCGAGCAGCAGCGCCAGGCTGTGCCGCAGCAGCGGCTGGTCGTCGGCGATCAGGACGCGGACGGGCGTCACGACGACGTCCCGCCGTCGGGGAGCGCGGCGGTCACGCCGAACCCGGCGCCGGCCGGGCCGGCCGCGAGGGTGCCGCCGAGCGCCGTCACCCGTTCCCGCAGGCCGGCCAGCCCGTGACCGGCGCCGGGACGCGGCTCCCAGCCCGCGGCCGGGCCGTCGTCGCCCACCGTGACGACGACCGAGCCGCCGTCGCGGCGCACGCCGACGCGGACCCGGGTCGGCCCGGCGTGCCGGGCGGTGTTGCTCAGCGTCTCGCGGACCACCGCGCACACCGTCAGCTGCGTGCCCGGCGAGGCGCCGCCCACCTCGCCGGCGACCTGCAGCGATGCGTCCAGACCGGCGCTGCGGGCCGCCGCGACGATGCCGGGGAGGTCGGCCAGGGACTCGGCCGGCCGCAGCGCCGCCGCGGCGTCGGGCGTGCGCAGGACGGTGAGCATGCGGCGCAGCTCGGTCGTGGTCTCGCGGCTGACCTCTTCGATGTCGGCCAGAGCCGCCGCCTGCTGACCCGGGTCGTCGAGCCGGACCGCGACGGCGGCGCGGACGGTGATCAGGCCGAGCCCGTGCGAGACGAGGTCGTGCAGGTCGCCGGCGATGCGCAGCCGCTCCGCCTGGGCGGCCCGCTCGCCGGCCCAGGCCGCCAGCCGGTCGTCGTAGGCGCGGCGCTCGCGGCGGGTGCGCAGCACGGCCCACACCGCGATCAGCACCGCGAGTCCCACGACGACCAGCGGCAGCAGCTGCGTCGCGGGGTCCTGGTTGCCGATCGTCATGAGCCCCGACACCAGCAGGAAGAGCACCGCCCAGGCCACCGGCCAGGCACGGGAGCGCCAGGTCGGGCGGCCGGTCTCCATGCCCCGAGTCTAGGGACGCCGCCACGCCGCGGCATCGGACCACGGTCCGAGCGACCGTGGCCCGATGACAGCGCGCCCGCGCTGGGCTGACATGGGCGCATGCTCACTTTCGACGATGTGGTGAAACGCCGCGGCTCCCGCGACGTCCTCGCCGGCGTGACGTTCCGGGCCGAGCCGGGCCGCGTCACCGCATTCCTCGGCCCGAACGGCGCGGGCAAGTCCTCGACCTTGCGGATACTGCTCGGCCTGGACCGGCCGACGTCCGGGGCGGCGCTGGTGGACGGCCGGCCGTACGCGGCGCTGCGGCGGCCGCTGCGGGTGGTGGGATCGGTGCTGGACGGGTCCGGGGCGCACCGGTCGCGGCCGGCCCGGCAGCACCTGGCGTGGGTGGCACGCAGCAACGGCATCCCGCGCCGGCGGGTCGGCGAGGTGCTGGAGCAGGTCGGCCTGGCGGACGCGGCGCGCGTGCGGGCCGGGCGGCTGTCGCTCGGCATGGGCCAGCGGCTCGGGCTGGCCGCCGCGCTGCTCGGCACGCCGTCGGCGCTGGTGCTGGACGAGCCTGTCAACGGGCTGGACCCGGAGGGGATCCGGTGGATCCGCGGGCTGCTGCGCTCCTTCGCCGACGACGGCGGGACGGTGCTGCTGTCGAGCCACCTGATGGGGGAGGTCGCGTCGCTGGCCGACGACCTCGTGGTGATCGCCGGCGGACGGGTCGTGGCGGCGGGCCCGCTGGACCGCGTCACCGCCGGGTACCCGTCGCTGGAGGACGCCTTCTTCGCCCTCACGGACGGTGCGCGATGACCACGCTGGACGCCACCGCCCGCACCGTCCCGGCCACGCGCCTGCTGGCCGACGCCGTCGCAGCGGAGTGGCGCAAGGCGCTCACGCTGCCCGCCACGCTCATCGCGCTCGCCGTCGCGGTCGCCGGGCCGCTCCTGCTGGCCGCCCTCACCGCGAGCCAGGACGCCACCGACTCCGCCGCCGAGGCCGCGCTGGCCGCGTCGCCGCTGCTCACCATCGGCGCGATCGTCATCGGCGTCGTCACCGCCGGCAGCGAGTACAGCGCCGGCCGGCCGGTCGCCGTCACGTTCGCCGTCATGCCGCGCCGCGCCGTCGTGCTGGTGGCGAAGGCGGTCGTCGTGACCGGGCTGGTCCTGGCGGCCTCCGCCGTCGCGATGCCGGGAGCGTTCCTCGTCGCGCGGGCGGCCGGCGGCGGACCGGGGGAGACCGAGCCCGGGCGCTGGCTCGGCGTCGCCGTCTACGCGGTGCTCATCGCGCTCATCGCGCTCGGCATCACCACGCTGACCCGCAGCACCGTCGTCCCGCTGATCGTGCTAGTGGCGAACGGGACCGTCGTGTCGCTGGCGTTCCTGCTGTACCAGGTGACGCCGCTCGCGCTGTACCTGCCGGATCTCGCCGGCATGCGGATGCTCGCCGGCGACGAGCAGATCGCGATCGACGACGCGCTCGCCCCGCTGCCCGGCGGGCTGGTCATGGCCTCCTGGACGGTCGCGCTGCTGGCCGTCGCGGCCGCCGTGCAGCACCGCCGGGACGCCTGACCCGGGCCGCGCGCCCGGTACGCTGCCGTGGTGGTGCTGAAAGCCGATGCGATCCTGCTCGACCTCGACGGGACGCTGGTCGACTCGATCGACTCCATCGCACGCTGCTGGCTGCGCTGGTGCCGCGAGTACGACGTCGACCCGGCCGGGCTGGCCGCCGCGCACGGGCGCACCACCGCCGACATCGTCGCCGACCTGCTACCGGGGCCGATGGTCAGCGCCGCGCTGGCCCGCATCGACCAGATGGAGATCGAGGACGCCGTCACGGTCCGGGCCATGCCCGGCGCGGCCGAGCTGCTGGCGTCCATCCCGGCCGACCGCCGCGCCGTCGTCACGTCCGGCAGCGCCGTCATCGCCGCCGCCCGCATGCGCGCCGCCGGGCTGACGCCGCCCGGCGTCGTCGTCACCGCCGACGACGTGCTGCGCGGCAAACCGCATCCGGAGCCGTACCTGCTGGGTGCGCAGCGGCTGGGCGTCGAGCCCGGCCGCTGCGTCGTCGTCGAGGACGCGCCCAGCGGCATCGCCGCGGCCCGGGCGGCCGGCATGGCCGTCGTCGGCGTCGTGTCCACGCACGAGGCGCGGCAGCTGGAGGCCGATCTCGTCGCCGGCAGCCCGGCCGAGGTCAGGATCGACGGAACCGGCCCGCTGCTCGTCGACGTCACAGCCCCGTGACCGCCGCACTCGCCCCGCACCAGCCGTGGAGCCGGCAGCAGCGCCGCCGCGTCCTCTGGCCCATCCTCGGCCTGGTCGCGGCGGCCGGCTGCGCCGTCGTCGTGCT
Protein-coding sequences here:
- the paaB gene encoding 1,2-phenylacetyl-CoA epoxidase subunit PaaB, with the translated sequence MSEWPLWEVFVRARRGLSHNHVGSLHAPDAAMAVRNARDVYTRRGEGVSIWVVPSDQITASSPDEKDAFFDPAADKVYRHPTFYEVPAEAKHL
- the paaC gene encoding 1,2-phenylacetyl-CoA epoxidase subunit PaaC translates to MRERYALALGDDALVLAQRLGEWVARAPELEEDVALANIALDLLGQARTLLTYAGELEGRGRDEDALAYWRDDREFRNVLLVELPNGDFAVTMARQLVFAAYQYELYDHLRAGADDTLAAIAGKAVKEVRYHRDHATQWVLRLGDGTDESRRRMVAGLETVWPYTDELFEPFDGAGVDPAALREPWTAYVHGVLAEAGLDVPEVTAPRGGGRVGLHTEHLGYLLAELQHLHRSHPGVTW
- the paaD gene encoding 1,2-phenylacetyl-CoA epoxidase subunit PaaD, whose product is MSAVREIVAAVADPELPVVTIEQLGILRDVRVDDTGVVTVDITPTYSGCPAMDAIRADIAAALAGEGIDDVEVRTVLAPAWTTDWITPDGRAALEEHGIAPPGPAQGTVTTLTLSVRCPHCGSPDTRELARFGSTACKALWACRACQEPFDHVKAL
- the paaE gene encoding 1,2-phenylacetyl-CoA epoxidase subunit PaaE, yielding MTTTTAAPRARRHSVTHRLRVAAVDRLTDDAVAVTFAVPAELAADYEFDAGQHVNVELPGGDGVRRSYSICSPAGSGVLRIAVKRIPGGAFSSHALETLAAGDEVDVMTPAGRFTPAFAPDHAKHYALVAAGSGITPVLSIVATALDTEPGSRVTLLYGNRTSSSVMFLDELADLKDRHPGRLQLVHVLSREPGSTELLSGRLDGDRLGRVLDTLVPPDTVDDWYLCGPYELITTAREVLAARGVDRAHVHAELYHVGDPPPAIVEEARQQAVTCAVTASLDGRRTEVTVDDPDETVLEAVLRVRNDAPFACKGGVCGTCRAKVLDGAVTMERRYALEDDEIAAGYVLTCQSHPTTPTLSVDYDA
- a CDS encoding response regulator transcription factor, translating into MTPVRVLIADDQPLLRHSLALLLDAAPDLAVAGTAATGAEASALAADLRPDVVLMDIRMPGGDGIEATLRITADPELGGVRVLVLSMFELDEYVYAALRAGASGFLLKDARPEQLLDAIRRTHAGESLFAPAILTRLVEHYLSRPAGGASGARLDVLTERETEVLALVAAGLSNDEIAASLFISIKTVKTHIGHLLAKLAARDRAQLVIAAYENGLVGQAS
- a CDS encoding sensor histidine kinase, with translation METGRPTWRSRAWPVAWAVLFLLVSGLMTIGNQDPATQLLPLVVVGLAVLIAVWAVLRTRRERRAYDDRLAAWAGERAAQAERLRIAGDLHDLVSHGLGLITVRAAVAVRLDDPGQQAAALADIEEVSRETTTELRRMLTVLRTPDAAAALRPAESLADLPGIVAAARSAGLDASLQVAGEVGGASPGTQLTVCAVVRETLSNTARHAGPTRVRVGVRRDGGSVVVTVGDDGPAAGWEPRPGAGHGLAGLRERVTALGGTLAAGPAGAGFGVTAALPDGGTSS
- a CDS encoding ABC transporter ATP-binding protein, whose translation is MLTFDDVVKRRGSRDVLAGVTFRAEPGRVTAFLGPNGAGKSSTLRILLGLDRPTSGAALVDGRPYAALRRPLRVVGSVLDGSGAHRSRPARQHLAWVARSNGIPRRRVGEVLEQVGLADAARVRAGRLSLGMGQRLGLAAALLGTPSALVLDEPVNGLDPEGIRWIRGLLRSFADDGGTVLLSSHLMGEVASLADDLVVIAGGRVVAAGPLDRVTAGYPSLEDAFFALTDGAR
- a CDS encoding HAD-IA family hydrolase; the encoded protein is MVLKADAILLDLDGTLVDSIDSIARCWLRWCREYDVDPAGLAAAHGRTTADIVADLLPGPMVSAALARIDQMEIEDAVTVRAMPGAAELLASIPADRRAVVTSGSAVIAAARMRAAGLTPPGVVVTADDVLRGKPHPEPYLLGAQRLGVEPGRCVVVEDAPSGIAAARAAGMAVVGVVSTHEARQLEADLVAGSPAEVRIDGTGPLLVDVTAP